One window from the genome of Paenibacillus azoreducens encodes:
- a CDS encoding nucleotidyltransferase family protein: protein MYRFKKGLILIINNEQDVIRIVQEDAWMMDVLRIAQTLRLPDWWVCAGFVRSKIWDVLHGYSEATPLPDVDVVYFDPDCTDEAVEKELEKKLFAINPHIPWSVKNEARMHLINHMRPFTSSVDAIAHFTETATALGLTMNEDQQIILTAPHGIQDAVDMVVKPTPYYLQSPDRAQIYEGRVSKKNWSQVWPKLTIVHIQ from the coding sequence ATGTATCGATTTAAGAAGGGACTGATTCTGATCATCAATAACGAACAAGATGTCATTCGAATCGTTCAAGAAGATGCTTGGATGATGGATGTTCTTCGCATCGCCCAAACGCTTCGGCTGCCGGATTGGTGGGTTTGCGCCGGTTTTGTCCGCTCGAAAATTTGGGATGTGCTGCACGGTTATTCGGAGGCTACGCCGCTGCCGGATGTGGATGTCGTTTATTTTGACCCGGACTGCACGGATGAAGCGGTTGAAAAGGAGCTGGAGAAAAAGTTGTTTGCTATCAATCCCCATATTCCCTGGTCCGTTAAAAACGAAGCTCGCATGCATCTGATCAACCATATGCGGCCCTTTACTTCATCTGTTGATGCCATCGCCCATTTTACCGAAACGGCAACTGCGCTTGGCCTCACCATGAATGAGGATCAACAAATCATTTTGACCGCCCCCCATGGGATCCAGGATGCGGTCGATATGGTTGTGAAACCTACACCCTACTACCTGCAATCGCCGGACCGCGCACAAATCTACGAAGGACGGGTGTCCAAGAAAAATTGGAGCCAGGTTTGGCCGAAATTGACGATCGTACATATACAGTAA
- a CDS encoding alpha/beta hydrolase family protein, with product MRLFEILLAVSCLFMLNYLVFFKTSARKKAVTALLSTISIGLLLIHLFVEGYRWQMGLVYVLTALLLCYAAAGWREQSPQSSKMGKRVLKYGFYAASMLLLAVSISLSVILPVFQFPEPTGKYKVGTELFHFVDQNRKGVFADNPDDPRELMVRVWYPAEEQTSGRPAPLFPEGERDFNNFIGAYTKQMGIPKWTLGYFKYINTHAYSGAKALQGAAPYPLIILSHGMGTSMTLHASQAETLASHGYVVATIDHTYSTTATVFPDGRVTGYTTDMDGENFLQQASEVGKVWAEDAEFVIDQLTKINAGEISSGLKGIFDLQHIGMMGHSFGGATAFDVVSSDDRVKAGIDMDGTLFEATKRKQISKPFLFMRAEDYLSSTEEYIARSDAEKTVAQHLSSELSISKKASQHGGNLLLIDGAGHYNFTDLQMFTRLASWTGMAGKIDGKRGAEIVDRYVVEFFDEHLKGIKGTLLNGPSNMYPEVKFYGKNI from the coding sequence ATGAGATTATTTGAAATATTGCTGGCTGTATCTTGTCTTTTTATGCTGAATTATTTGGTCTTTTTCAAAACATCAGCTCGAAAAAAAGCAGTAACAGCCCTATTGAGCACCATTAGCATCGGTTTGCTGCTGATTCATTTGTTCGTGGAGGGATACCGATGGCAGATGGGATTGGTTTACGTCCTAACCGCGTTGCTTTTATGTTATGCGGCGGCTGGATGGAGAGAACAATCTCCGCAATCGTCGAAAATGGGGAAACGGGTGTTAAAATACGGCTTTTATGCTGCTTCGATGCTGCTTTTGGCCGTATCCATCAGTTTATCGGTGATTTTGCCCGTATTCCAGTTCCCGGAACCAACCGGTAAATATAAGGTGGGAACCGAATTATTTCATTTCGTGGATCAGAACCGGAAAGGAGTGTTTGCAGACAATCCCGATGATCCGAGAGAATTGATGGTACGGGTGTGGTATCCTGCAGAAGAACAAACAAGCGGCCGTCCGGCACCGCTTTTCCCGGAAGGAGAGCGGGATTTTAACAATTTCATCGGTGCTTATACTAAACAGATGGGCATTCCCAAATGGACTTTGGGATACTTCAAGTATATTAATACTCACGCATATTCAGGAGCTAAAGCACTGCAGGGAGCAGCCCCATACCCACTCATTATTCTCAGTCACGGAATGGGGACAAGCATGACGCTCCATGCTTCGCAGGCAGAAACGCTGGCAAGTCACGGTTATGTCGTTGCAACAATTGATCATACTTACAGCACGACGGCGACGGTTTTTCCCGATGGTAGAGTAACAGGTTATACAACGGACATGGACGGAGAAAATTTCCTCCAGCAAGCAAGCGAAGTGGGCAAAGTATGGGCAGAGGACGCAGAGTTTGTGATCGATCAACTGACAAAGATCAATGCCGGGGAGATTTCTAGCGGTCTAAAAGGGATCTTCGACTTGCAGCATATCGGAATGATGGGACATTCCTTTGGAGGGGCTACGGCTTTTGATGTCGTCAGCTCGGATGACCGGGTCAAAGCAGGAATCGATATGGATGGAACGCTTTTTGAAGCGACGAAAAGAAAGCAAATCAGCAAGCCCTTTTTATTCATGAGGGCAGAGGACTATCTTAGCAGCACGGAAGAATATATTGCGAGATCGGATGCGGAGAAAACTGTGGCACAGCATCTTTCATCAGAACTTTCCATCTCCAAAAAAGCGTCACAGCATGGAGGAAATCTGCTTCTGATTGATGGCGCGGGGCATTACAATTTTACGGATCTGCAGATGTTCACCAGATTGGCTAGTTGGACGGGAATGGCCGGGAAGATCGATGGCAAAAGAGGGGCGGAGATCGTCGACCGCTATGTGGTCGAATTCTTCGACGAACATTTGAAGGGAATCAAAGGAACGCTGCTGAATGGACCAAGCAACATGTACCCTGAAGTCAAGTTCTATGGGAAAAACATATAA